Proteins from one Streptosporangium becharense genomic window:
- a CDS encoding NAD-dependent epimerase/dehydratase family protein: MVPTSKRSRPPVVAVTGAASGIGRALVAKVASSADFRRVVAIDEQRGDVPDVTWRVLDVRDPLLANRISDIDVLVHLAADYALDADPMERRAHNLRAAQTVLTASAAARVRRVVLVTSAMVYGAVPDNPVPLPEDAAVAAEPDTGVVGDHLEIEALARRSRRSHPGLDVTVIRPAAVVGPGVDSVVTRHFEAPRLLTVKGCSPRWQFCHLDDLVSALELAALGVVSGVVAVGSDGWLEQEQVEEISGLRRLELPAGLTFGTAQRLHRLGVTPAPATDLHYVVYPWVVDCASLREAGWKPAWTNEAAFTQLLELREGRHAVVGRRLSGKEATLTAAGATVAVLGTAAIVRVARKKRRL; the protein is encoded by the coding sequence CTGGTGCCTACCTCAAAACGCTCCCGGCCCCCCGTCGTCGCCGTCACCGGTGCCGCCTCGGGCATCGGCCGTGCGCTCGTCGCGAAGGTCGCCTCGTCTGCGGATTTCCGCAGGGTCGTGGCCATCGACGAGCAGCGCGGTGACGTGCCCGACGTCACGTGGCGGGTGCTCGACGTCCGAGATCCGCTCTTGGCGAACCGGATCTCCGACATCGACGTCCTCGTACACCTGGCGGCCGACTACGCTCTGGACGCCGATCCCATGGAGCGGCGTGCCCACAACCTGCGCGCCGCGCAGACGGTGCTCACCGCCAGCGCCGCCGCCCGGGTGCGCCGGGTCGTCCTCGTCACCAGCGCCATGGTGTACGGGGCCGTCCCGGACAACCCCGTCCCGCTGCCGGAGGACGCGGCGGTCGCGGCCGAGCCCGACACGGGCGTGGTCGGCGACCACCTGGAGATCGAGGCGCTGGCCCGGCGTTCCCGGCGCAGCCACCCCGGTCTCGACGTGACGGTGATCCGGCCCGCAGCCGTTGTCGGCCCCGGTGTCGACAGTGTGGTCACCCGGCACTTCGAGGCCCCCCGGCTGCTCACGGTCAAGGGGTGCAGCCCCCGCTGGCAGTTCTGCCACCTCGACGACCTGGTCTCGGCCCTGGAACTCGCGGCGCTCGGCGTCGTCTCCGGCGTGGTGGCCGTGGGCAGCGACGGCTGGCTGGAGCAGGAGCAGGTCGAGGAGATCTCGGGCCTGCGCCGCCTGGAGCTGCCCGCCGGGCTGACCTTCGGCACCGCCCAGCGTCTGCACCGTCTCGGGGTCACCCCCGCCCCGGCGACCGACCTGCACTACGTCGTCTACCCCTGGGTGGTCGACTGCGCGTCCCTGCGTGAGGCCGGCTGGAAACCCGCCTGGACGAACGAGGCCGCGTTCACCCAGCTCCTGGAGCTGCGTGAGGGCAGGCACGCGGTCGTCGGCCGCCGCCTGTCCGGCAAGGAGGCCACGTTGACCGCCGCCGGCGCCACCGTCGCCGTCCTGGGCACCGCCGCCATCGTCCGGGTCGCCCGCAAGAAGCGCCGCCTCTGA
- a CDS encoding molybdenum cofactor biosynthesis protein MoaE — protein sequence MDVIRLLGIRDTPLSVDEVLSAVGDHAAGGTTVFVGTVRDQDHGKPVTSLSYSAHPSAEAELRRVAEKVAADFPVTALAAVHRVGDLRLGDVAVVVAVACPHRGEAFEASRRLIDDLKGQVPIWKNQLFVDGSSEWVGACD from the coding sequence GTGGACGTCATCCGGCTGCTCGGCATTCGCGACACCCCGCTCTCGGTCGACGAGGTGCTTTCCGCCGTCGGCGACCACGCCGCGGGCGGCACGACCGTCTTCGTCGGCACGGTACGCGACCAGGACCACGGCAAACCGGTCACGAGCCTCTCCTACTCGGCGCACCCGAGCGCCGAGGCCGAGCTGCGCCGGGTCGCGGAGAAGGTCGCCGCCGACTTCCCGGTGACCGCGCTGGCCGCGGTCCACCGGGTCGGAGACCTGCGCCTGGGCGACGTCGCAGTCGTCGTCGCGGTCGCCTGCCCGCACCGCGGCGAGGCGTTCGAGGCCTCCCGGAGGTTGATCGACGACCTCAAGGGCCAGGTTCCCATCTGGAAGAACCAGCTTTTCGTCGACGGTTCGTCGGAATGGGTCGGTGCCTGCGACTGA
- a CDS encoding YlbL family protein yields MSRRALTLMVAGFLTLALAIIGAVLPVPYVVLSPGPTENTIGDVDGKPVISIKGRQTYPTDGKLSLVTVAYQGGPGARIDLFSALRGWIDPTIAVVPEETIFPPATTAKQVEEQNTQEMTNSQDDATAAALTELKIPYTSVVTVASTEKGLPADGKFKRGDEIVSVDGTPTADRESVSAAVRRHKAGETVTFVVNRGDQSLTVAVPTTASKDGTPVVGIVMRSGYKFPFEVSINVGDVGGPSAGMMFSLGIVDKLTPGAMTGGKAVAGTGTITPEGEVGPIGGIQQKMVGAREAGAAFFLTPADNCAEAVKAVPEGLKLIKVESLHEAVQAIDVIRTGKGTTPSCSAG; encoded by the coding sequence ATGTCCCGACGAGCGCTGACCCTGATGGTGGCCGGCTTCCTCACGCTCGCTCTCGCCATCATCGGCGCGGTGCTACCGGTGCCCTACGTCGTCCTGAGCCCCGGGCCGACCGAGAACACCATCGGCGACGTCGACGGCAAGCCGGTGATCAGTATCAAGGGACGCCAGACCTACCCGACCGACGGCAAGCTCAGCCTCGTCACCGTGGCATACCAGGGCGGGCCGGGCGCCAGGATCGACCTGTTCAGCGCGCTCAGAGGATGGATCGACCCGACCATCGCCGTCGTCCCCGAAGAGACGATCTTCCCTCCGGCGACCACCGCGAAGCAGGTCGAGGAGCAGAACACCCAGGAGATGACCAACTCCCAGGACGACGCCACCGCCGCGGCGCTGACCGAGCTGAAGATCCCCTACACCTCCGTGGTCACCGTGGCCTCCACCGAGAAGGGCCTGCCCGCCGACGGGAAGTTCAAGCGGGGAGACGAGATCGTCTCGGTGGACGGCACACCCACGGCGGACCGCGAGAGCGTCTCCGCAGCCGTTCGCAGGCACAAGGCGGGTGAGACGGTCACCTTCGTCGTCAACCGCGGCGACCAGAGTCTGACCGTCGCCGTCCCGACCACCGCGTCCAAGGACGGCACACCGGTCGTCGGCATCGTCATGAGGTCCGGCTACAAGTTCCCCTTCGAGGTCTCCATCAACGTCGGCGACGTCGGCGGCCCGAGCGCGGGGATGATGTTCTCCCTCGGCATCGTCGACAAGCTCACCCCCGGGGCGATGACCGGTGGCAAGGCGGTCGCCGGAACCGGCACGATCACCCCCGAGGGCGAGGTCGGCCCGATCGGCGGAATCCAGCAGAAGATGGTCGGCGCGCGCGAGGCCGGGGCGGCGTTCTTCCTCACCCCCGCCGACAACTGCGCCGAAGCGGTCAAGGCGGTCCCTGAGGGCCTGAAACTGATCAAGGTCGAGTCCCTCCACGAGGCCGTGCAGGCGATCGACGTGATCCGCACCGGCAAGGGCACCACGCCGAGCTGCTCCGCGGGCTGA
- a CDS encoding UPF0182 family membrane protein, whose translation MRLPRRPRLLLPVVVALAAIVVLFLLFAGIFTDYLWYDSVDYTAVFSGVVVTQILLFVVGALLMVGIVGGNMLLAYRMRPMFGPGMFGGASGADRYRMALDPHRKLIFLIGVAVLALFAGSSFSSQWKTWLEFVNATPFGASDELFNIDISFFMFTYPFIRMVLNFLFVAVVLSAVMAAIVHYLYGGFRLQSPGVHASRAARVHLSVLLGVFVLLKAVAYWVDRYGLVFSERGFVHGASYTDVNAVLPAKTILAIIALICAVLFFAGVVRPGGMLPGVGFGLLVLSAILIGGVYPALVEQFQVKPNQQGKEQEYIKRNIDATRKAYGVQNAEVIDYAAQGDASKVNVTADSSISGVRLLDPSLVAKTYQQRQRIRGYYDFHEPLDVDRYPDGNGTMRDTVVAVRELTGPPPAQNNWINRHLVYTHGYGFVAAPGNEVDAEGLPNFDSKDMPVTGPLVERTKLTESRIYFGEAPASAEYVIVGGGGKQELNYPKSGGTGQENTTYDGKGGVPVGSFFNRLLYAAKYSEINLLLSGDINDQSKILYERNPQERVAKVAPFLSLDDNPYPAIVGGRVVWIADAYTTSNSYPYSQSKSLEAMTRDTVTDPRAVVPQPRDRINYMRNSVKATVDAYDGTVTLYAWDEQDPILQTWRKAFPGVIKPKSEVPAELQQHLRYPEGLFKVQRDVLSQYHIEDAAAFYSGQDFWNVPNDPSSGDRDIKQPPYYLSVKMPKTSAPSFSLTTTFVPRQGPNLAAFMAVDATPGPDYGKLRILRMPSNTTIPGPGQVQNNFQNKFSGELNLLGLGQAKVRYGNLLTLPFADGLVYVEPVYVEIAAASGQEPYPILRRVLVSYGSKVGSADTLKGALEQVFGDGTGQPVTENKPEQARPEGNKPEDSGAATDLSRSINAAEEAYQKAQDALAKNPPDWTAYGEAQKELKEALEKLKGTASTTAPTSTASPSPTPSASAPPAASPSPTVSPSPTASPNP comes from the coding sequence ATGCGCTTGCCCCGCCGGCCACGATTGCTACTTCCCGTCGTCGTCGCCCTCGCGGCGATCGTCGTGTTGTTCCTCCTCTTCGCCGGCATCTTCACCGACTACCTGTGGTACGACTCGGTCGACTACACGGCGGTCTTCTCCGGTGTGGTGGTCACCCAGATCCTGCTGTTCGTCGTGGGCGCGCTGCTGATGGTGGGCATCGTCGGCGGCAACATGCTGCTGGCCTACCGGATGCGGCCGATGTTCGGGCCGGGCATGTTCGGCGGCGCCAGCGGCGCCGACCGCTACCGGATGGCCCTCGACCCGCACCGCAAGCTGATCTTCCTGATCGGTGTGGCCGTGCTCGCCCTCTTCGCGGGGTCGTCGTTCTCCTCCCAGTGGAAGACCTGGCTGGAGTTCGTCAACGCGACGCCGTTCGGCGCCTCCGACGAGTTGTTCAACATCGACATCTCGTTCTTCATGTTCACCTATCCGTTCATCCGGATGGTGCTGAACTTCCTGTTCGTGGCGGTGGTGCTGTCCGCCGTCATGGCCGCGATCGTGCACTACCTGTACGGCGGGTTCCGGCTCCAGTCGCCCGGAGTGCACGCCTCGCGTGCCGCCCGGGTGCACCTGTCGGTGCTGCTGGGCGTCTTCGTCCTGCTCAAGGCGGTCGCGTACTGGGTCGACCGGTACGGCCTGGTCTTCTCCGAACGGGGTTTCGTCCACGGCGCCTCGTACACCGACGTCAACGCGGTGCTCCCGGCCAAGACCATACTGGCGATCATCGCCCTGATCTGCGCCGTCCTCTTCTTCGCCGGGGTCGTCCGGCCAGGCGGCATGCTGCCCGGCGTCGGCTTCGGCCTCCTGGTGCTCTCGGCCATCCTGATCGGCGGGGTCTACCCCGCGCTGGTCGAGCAGTTCCAGGTCAAGCCCAACCAGCAGGGCAAGGAGCAGGAGTACATCAAGCGCAACATCGACGCCACCAGGAAGGCCTACGGCGTACAGAACGCCGAGGTCATCGACTACGCGGCGCAGGGCGACGCGAGCAAGGTGAACGTCACCGCCGACAGTTCGATCTCCGGGGTGCGTCTGCTCGACCCGAGCCTGGTCGCCAAGACGTACCAGCAGCGGCAGCGGATCCGCGGTTACTACGACTTCCACGAGCCGCTCGACGTCGACCGCTACCCCGACGGGAACGGCACCATGCGCGACACCGTGGTCGCGGTCCGCGAGCTCACCGGCCCGCCGCCGGCGCAGAACAACTGGATCAACCGGCACCTCGTCTACACCCACGGGTACGGCTTCGTGGCCGCACCCGGCAACGAGGTCGACGCCGAGGGCCTGCCCAACTTCGACTCCAAGGACATGCCGGTCACCGGCCCCCTGGTGGAGCGGACGAAGCTGACCGAGTCGAGGATCTACTTCGGCGAGGCCCCGGCCTCGGCCGAGTACGTCATCGTGGGCGGCGGCGGCAAGCAGGAGCTCAACTACCCCAAGAGCGGCGGCACCGGCCAGGAGAACACCACCTATGACGGCAAGGGCGGAGTCCCGGTCGGCTCGTTCTTCAACCGGCTGCTCTACGCCGCCAAGTACAGTGAGATCAACCTGCTGTTGTCGGGTGACATCAACGACCAGTCAAAGATCCTTTATGAGCGCAACCCGCAGGAGCGCGTCGCCAAGGTGGCCCCGTTCCTGAGCCTGGACGACAACCCCTACCCGGCCATCGTCGGCGGCAGGGTCGTCTGGATCGCCGACGCGTACACCACGTCCAACTCCTACCCGTACTCCCAGAGCAAGAGCCTCGAGGCGATGACGCGCGACACGGTCACCGACCCGCGCGCAGTGGTGCCGCAGCCGCGTGACCGGATCAACTACATGCGCAACTCGGTCAAGGCCACGGTCGACGCCTACGACGGCACCGTCACCCTGTACGCCTGGGACGAGCAGGACCCGATCCTGCAGACCTGGCGCAAGGCGTTCCCGGGCGTCATCAAGCCGAAGTCCGAGGTGCCCGCCGAGCTCCAGCAGCACCTGCGCTACCCGGAGGGGCTGTTCAAGGTCCAGCGGGACGTGCTCTCCCAGTACCACATCGAGGACGCCGCGGCCTTCTACAGCGGCCAGGACTTCTGGAACGTCCCGAACGACCCGTCGTCCGGCGACCGCGACATCAAGCAGCCGCCGTACTACCTGTCGGTCAAGATGCCGAAGACCTCGGCGCCGTCGTTCTCGCTGACCACCACGTTCGTCCCGCGTCAGGGGCCCAACCTGGCCGCGTTCATGGCGGTCGACGCCACCCCGGGGCCCGACTACGGGAAGCTGCGCATCCTGCGCATGCCGTCCAACACCACGATCCCCGGTCCGGGTCAGGTACAGAACAACTTCCAGAACAAGTTCTCCGGCGAGCTCAACCTGCTCGGCCTCGGCCAGGCGAAGGTCCGCTACGGAAACCTGCTCACCCTGCCGTTCGCCGACGGCCTGGTCTACGTGGAGCCGGTGTACGTGGAGATCGCCGCCGCCTCCGGGCAGGAGCCGTACCCGATCCTGCGCCGTGTGCTGGTCTCCTACGGCAGCAAGGTCGGTTCGGCCGACACGCTCAAGGGCGCCCTTGAGCAGGTCTTCGGCGACGGCACCGGTCAGCCCGTGACGGAGAACAAACCGGAGCAGGCCAGGCCGGAGGGGAACAAGCCCGAAGACTCCGGCGCCGCCACCGACCTGAGCAGGTCGATCAACGCCGCGGAGGAGGCGTACCAGAAGGCACAGGACGCCCTGGCGAAGAACCCGCCCGACTGGACGGCGTACGGCGAGGCGCAGAAGGAGCTCAAGGAGGCGCTCGAAAAGCTCAAGGGGACGGCCTCCACCACGGCGCCCACGTCCACCGCCTCACCGAGCCCCACCCCGTCGGCGTCGGCGCCGCCTGCGGCGTCTCCGTCGCCCACGGTCTCCCCCTCGCCCACGGCCTCGCCCAACCCCTAG